A region from the Mycolicibacterium litorale genome encodes:
- a CDS encoding RNA polymerase sigma factor — protein MASDIRQTVDAVWRMEAAKIVATLTRVVGDVGMAEDLAADALVDALTQWPSSGVPRNPGAWLTTVAKRKAIDHWRRQDTLGTRYTELARDLEAHLDEPAWDPDHIDDDVLRLIFVATHPALSRESQIALTLRVVAGLTTEEIARAFLTSKATVGQRIARAKKTLAEARVPFEVPPREQYPQRLSSVLSVIYLIYNEGYSASAGQRWIRDELCREALRLGRILAALVPDEPEPHGLVAMMELQASRFAARTDSDGRPILLEDQDRTKWDHAQIGRGVTSLRRAAAAIDRRGTGWGPYALQAALAECHATAPSTAETDWHRIVTIYDALLQITPSPVVELNRAVAVAMDSGPRAALDIVDTLTGLEDSYLLPSVRGELLARLGRTAEAATEFERAATLTDNEREREVLAAKALGMRQR, from the coding sequence GTGGCTTCAGACATCCGGCAGACCGTCGACGCGGTGTGGCGGATGGAGGCCGCCAAGATCGTCGCGACGCTGACGCGCGTCGTCGGCGACGTCGGCATGGCCGAGGACCTCGCGGCCGACGCCCTCGTCGACGCCCTGACCCAGTGGCCGTCGTCGGGAGTGCCGCGCAACCCCGGCGCCTGGCTGACCACCGTCGCCAAACGCAAGGCGATCGACCACTGGCGCCGGCAGGACACTCTCGGCACCAGGTACACCGAACTGGCCCGCGACCTGGAGGCCCACCTCGACGAGCCGGCGTGGGATCCCGACCACATCGACGACGACGTGCTGCGGCTGATCTTCGTCGCCACCCATCCGGCGCTGTCCCGGGAGAGCCAGATCGCGCTGACGCTGCGCGTCGTGGCAGGCCTCACCACCGAGGAGATAGCGCGCGCCTTTCTCACGTCGAAAGCGACTGTGGGACAACGCATCGCGCGGGCGAAGAAGACACTGGCCGAGGCGCGGGTGCCGTTCGAGGTCCCGCCGCGAGAGCAGTATCCGCAGCGGCTGTCGTCGGTACTGAGTGTCATCTACCTGATCTACAACGAGGGCTACTCGGCCTCGGCCGGACAGCGGTGGATCCGTGACGAACTCTGCCGCGAAGCGCTTCGCCTCGGCCGCATCCTCGCCGCCCTGGTGCCCGACGAACCCGAACCACACGGCCTCGTCGCGATGATGGAACTTCAGGCGTCACGGTTCGCGGCCCGCACCGACAGCGACGGCCGGCCGATCCTGCTCGAGGACCAGGACCGCACGAAGTGGGACCACGCCCAGATCGGCCGCGGGGTCACTTCACTGCGCCGCGCCGCAGCGGCCATCGACCGGCGCGGCACCGGGTGGGGGCCGTACGCGCTGCAGGCCGCGCTCGCCGAATGCCACGCGACCGCGCCGTCGACCGCCGAGACCGACTGGCACCGCATCGTCACCATCTACGACGCCCTGCTGCAGATCACCCCGTCACCGGTCGTCGAACTCAACCGGGCGGTCGCCGTCGCCATGGACTCCGGGCCGCGGGCCGCACTGGACATCGTGGACACGCTCACCGGGCTCGAGGACTCCTATCTGCTGCCCAGCGTGCGCGGCGAACTGCTCGCCCGGCTCGGCCGCACCGCCGAGGCCGCCACCGAATTCGAGCGGGCCGCCACCCTGACCGACAACGAGCGTGAACGAGAGGTGTTGGCGGCCAAAGCCCTCGGCATGCGGCAGCGGTGA
- a CDS encoding nitroreductase family deazaflavin-dependent oxidoreductase: MPEERIRPPWWLKPLNKVLIASTKVGVPLFGEQGPLILTVTGRKTGKPRPTPITPMYVDGKRYVVGGFPGADWVRNARANPEVTLTQNRRSERVRMVEMSADEARPLLRQFPTLVPTGVDFMRNAGLVTDATPAEFEALAGRCAVFRFDPIT, encoded by the coding sequence ATGCCCGAGGAACGCATCCGGCCGCCGTGGTGGCTCAAACCGCTGAACAAGGTGCTGATCGCCTCGACGAAGGTCGGTGTGCCGCTGTTCGGTGAACAGGGGCCGCTGATCCTGACGGTGACCGGCCGCAAGACCGGCAAGCCGCGGCCAACGCCGATCACTCCGATGTACGTCGACGGCAAACGCTATGTGGTGGGCGGCTTTCCGGGTGCGGACTGGGTGCGCAACGCGCGCGCCAACCCCGAGGTGACACTGACCCAGAACCGTCGCAGTGAGCGGGTGCGCATGGTGGAGATGTCCGCCGACGAAGCGCGGCCGCTGTTGCGCCAGTTCCCCACCCTGGTGCCGACCGGCGTCGACTTCATGCGGAACGCCGGACTGGTCACCGATGCGACACCCGCCGAGTTCGAGGCGCTCGCCGGCCGCTGCGCCGTCTTCCGCTTCGACCCCATCACGTAG
- a CDS encoding HAD family hydrolase, protein MAEMTVRAALFDFSGTLFRLEEDDSWFAGIEVHSREIDGHVQAELLRRLTAPTGRSVEMTPEADQAWVNRDLAPHLHREAYLHVLRESGLADHHAEQLYRRVIDPSSWTPYPDTAEVLTGLRRQGVKTAVVSNIAFDVRPAFAAIGAQDEVDEFVLSFEVGATKPSPEIFTTALSRLGVDAADAVMVGDSDEADGGARAVGCRFVLVDPLPTAERPTGLRDALARVGLHV, encoded by the coding sequence ATGGCGGAGATGACAGTACGCGCGGCGCTCTTCGACTTCTCCGGAACGCTCTTCCGCCTCGAGGAGGACGACAGCTGGTTCGCCGGTATCGAGGTCCACTCCCGGGAGATCGACGGCCACGTCCAGGCGGAGCTGCTGCGTCGCCTGACCGCTCCGACGGGGCGGTCGGTCGAGATGACACCGGAGGCCGACCAGGCGTGGGTCAATCGCGATCTCGCACCGCATCTGCACCGCGAGGCCTATCTGCACGTGCTGCGCGAATCCGGGCTCGCCGACCACCACGCCGAGCAGCTCTACCGCCGGGTCATCGATCCGTCGAGCTGGACGCCGTACCCCGACACCGCCGAAGTGCTCACCGGTCTGCGCCGTCAGGGCGTCAAGACCGCGGTGGTGTCGAACATCGCGTTCGACGTGCGGCCCGCGTTCGCCGCGATCGGCGCCCAGGACGAGGTGGACGAGTTCGTGCTGTCCTTCGAGGTCGGCGCCACCAAACCGTCGCCCGAGATCTTCACCACCGCGCTGTCGCGGCTGGGCGTGGACGCCGCGGATGCGGTGATGGTCGGTGACAGCGACGAAGCCGACGGCGGCGCGCGCGCCGTCGGCTGCCGGTTCGTCCTCGTCGACCCGCTGCCCACCGCCGAGCGCCCCACCGGGCTGCGCGATGCGCTCGCCCGTGTCGGACTACACGTCTAG